The nucleotide sequence TCTCACAAAGTTTCTATGACTTACCAATTTGCTTTAGTATCGAACCAAGTTCTTCCACTTGAGCAAGTACTCCTTGTAACTTGACAGTTTGTGCCTTTTGTAATTTTGACCTAGGAAGATTTCTTCAACCACTCCATCGAATGACTCAATAGGTGTTGGTACTTTCTTGGACACCTCATGTTCTACTTTTTGCCTGTACTCATGATAAGAATTTAGAGAGATTATGTGAAATATCAGGTTAATCTCTAGATTCTAGATTAAGAAGTAGATTTGCCTATGGCTTtgtagcctagtggcatcttggggtgggataaggctttgagaccaataggtcctgggttcgattctcacaagggggGCTTTTCCCATATTTgttaggtttcctcctgaattggtgtataggcagtatgcctagtggagatggatatgatcgggtggttccgctggtggcacgataatacttcagtggtccgtcagtgatccaaatttaccgtttaaaaaaaaagtagATTTACATAAATAACCATCCCGATATTGATTATGATCATCATTAATTATGATTTGTGACAGACCATCCACGAAATCGCTGTTGAAAACAACCCAAAACCAGTACATATAAAATAACTAGCCTAAGATCCCGCGagcttcgcgggtggcttaacacaaacatataatatatacTGGCAATGAGATTAACTTTGTAATGAAAGAACTTTTcaatataaacatataaaaatatgatttttctcATTTAGGTAAATATGTTTTGATTCATTTTTTATAGGTATTGAGATGTTATTGTACAAATGATTTTATAGCAATTTTTAGAACCCGGAtagatttcattttttttaattacttttttaTAACTTtggttatttgatatatattttcttaGATAAAGCATTTTTAACCAGTTTTGACCTTAATGCATATTGAGCAGAACACATATTGACATGAACCTATTTTGAGCAAAACCTGTTTTGACTGACCCGAACCTATTTTGACCTTAACATATATTGAGCAGAACACATGTAATCAATAATCAATGAAATAAATCATAGTAAAGCTATTTATGATTAACACATAACTAAATCATACAAAAAGTAATTTATTGACAAATAGTCTTTGCTACAAAGTAATCACCGGTAGGATAGAGTGGTGGAGTTCTTTGCTCCCATACACGTATCAGAGCTTGCAGTTCTGGCATCGTCACGCATGCAATTTATACCAAATACATATTCTCATGCCTCATTTAAGCCTTGGATTTATCTACACAAATTAAACAAACGGTTGAGATGCCTTTTCATTAATTATTAATGATtaatacataaataaacaaattatTAATGATTAATACATAAAATTATTTACATTCATTATTAATGATTAATACATAAATAAAATCCTACAAACAAATTGGCATATTAATATGTTGGCTATAATATGTTGGCTATAACACTTTTGATGTGTTTTCTTTTCAACTTTCAGACTGAATTATATTGTTAGCCTTGAAAGTATAACTTGCAATGATGAACCAAATGCATTAAGAAAGCACAGTTGTATCATAAAGGCACTAAGAAAAACATGGTAACAAAATAGTAATGCCGACCCATTTACAAATCTCAACATTGTCTTCAATGAATTCCCGAATACTATCAATGCTTTCAGTTGGGTCCTCTGGTAGATCCTAAAAAACATCAAATGTTGGTACTTTGGTGAAAAATCTTAAAAACAACGCAAATATACATTTTTGTACTAATCATAGTGACAGTGTAACACACCTTATCCCAACGATGATCAAGTACAATGAACCCGACCAAACCCACCTCAAGCTGGATCAAAACTATTTTCAGTATGGTGTACTGCCAAATTTCACGCTAAGGAAGTAACTAAGAAATTTGAATCAACTGAATGAGTAAAAAGTATGACATAAACAACCTATTGACCATCACTTAATTCTGCCTATATTATGAGTACTATTCACATACATTGATACCAATTTTACTGAAATTAGACATATGGAAAATAGACTACCTATGGTGAACATACAGAATACCTATGAGGCTATGATGCTTATTCTATGAAGGCAAGAATTGACTTTTTGTAGAGATCAGCAGGTCCAATTAGACTAACATAAAACAATTAAATTGATAAACAATCGACAACCACATGATTTATATTCTACTGtgcaaaaaaaatataatttatatttagaCATAATCTAagatcccgcgagtttcgcgggtggactaacacacaaatatataagttaaaattgttgaaataataCTTTTAAAACAAACCATCACCATTTGATCATGAACCCATATTTGTTAAGATTTGTTTTGACACGGAACAAACTAatacattttaaaaaaaatgacCCATTTAGATGTTAACGTACGTAAATATATGTATGTAAGTTTTGAAGATCATATAATTGATATGTAATTGATATATAGGGATACCAGAGGAAAATTATTAGCTTAAAAAATTATCACCACCATTTTAAACATGCAAAATAGCATATATGTGATGTTATAAATGAAATTAAAAAAGTACTCTAGGTCGTTAAGGCAAATacaaaattaataaaattaaCTTAAAACGAAGAAGCAACAACATTTAAGAAATACAAATTTACCTCATGTGCAAGATAATTGCATCTCATTCCTTTGGTAtcaaagccaaaaaaaaaaatcagatggATCATGAGGGATGTATGTTGTCATGTTGGTTCAAAGGATGCAAAGTTAGCAAGATAAAGCCAATTCCAAAAAGCAACAAACACATTCTCTTATTTGATATCACCTGCAAAATTATTTAAAGTACACCATCATGAACACATAAAACCATTGATAAAAGCTAAAATTTCAACCCAAATCAATTTTCACATGAAAAATGACCATTGGACATGTACTACGCATAATTTATTTCAACCAATATGAAAAATGACCTGTCTCAACCCAAAACCATTTTCATGGGTATCTTATTGAAAGGGGTCAACCAGgtaaagttgatttttttttcaagaagAAAATAAATGAAATGACCAAATAGGCCAAAAGTGTTCATATGCTTACATTGTCATTACTCGTTTTATTCAAGAGCGCTTATATCAAAAACTCTTATATTCAGACGATGACTCTTTATATACGCCTTCCAGGATTCAAGGCTTCAGACCAGTTCCGTTCAGCACACAGTTGTACGCTTCTGGCCCATCTTCTCATAAGAGCAACTTTAGCTCACTTAGACTCATACGCCTCATCCCACAAATACAAACCATGTATTAaaaacaattattacaaacaatataacacaaacttaaaaaaaaacataagtcTTTGAAATGAATGTTATGACCATATTTTAACAAATACTATCAATTTTGGAATCATCCTGTTTgctaaattaaaattaaattgaTAGAAACTGAAGTGAAATGATCAGTTGTGCTACTCAAATTTATAAATGATCCTAACTATTTGGgaaccgaaaataaaaaaaaaattgagtggATGAAGTAATCAACTTACTCAGTTCCTTTGTTTCGAAGGATGCGAAATTGTTCAGGAGAAAGAACTGCACTCCATTCCTCCTCTGATTTCACAACGGAACTCATAATTCACAACTAAGATCCAACCGATGCAAGCTTAGTTTAAGATTTGATGGTTTATCGGAGGTTGAAACGATGTATTAGAATATAAATTGTTTACAAAGAAGATGAACTTGGACGCAGAGATGGCTATTGGGCATTTTCGGGAACCTAAAAGGTTAAGAAtcactaagggggtgtttggcctagctttttaaACCGTAACTAAAATGCTTACAGTGTCTATAAGATTTCCAAAAGTGTGTTGGTCGGTTAACCCGCATGTTAAAATTTTCCATTTTAAGCTGGCTCACTTTTGACCGGTTAACCAACCCAGCCATTTGAATTAACATCATATGTAACGCATTAGTTATTtagaaaacataaaaacaaaacaaaaatggTTGATATGTTGACGGTTGGCCCAACTCCAGCCGAACCGTTTCACCAGCAAATTAAAACCACCAATTTGACCCGAAACCATTTTGACCAGTTACCCAACCCACCCACTTTGACCTAAATTGTTTCAATTAAAAGAAATTATCTGACTATTAACATAATATGGATTTTATCGTATCTAATGCATCAAGTTTGTTATATAACAGTACCTGATATAAGCGCTCCTCATATGACATATTTGTTGTAAGGAGTTGGTTCACGCAACTACACTCTGTATGATCTTCCTAAACAATCAACACAAATAAATTAgaataatattataataacatTTGTTAGCTTTGACCAGTCAACAAAGTCCAATGGTCTCTAGATACAATAAATGCTGAGTACTGATTTAAATATCATAAGAGATTAAAACTAAGCTTCATGTCAAACTAAGATTCATGCAACACGAGCTAGCTATCTATAAACCTATTATTTTATTAGACACCAAAAGTATATCAACTTTATAAaacaaaaagcaaaaaaaaaaaaaacataaaagtatAAAACCATTTAGTgtcgaagcttgagatttccgaccgggggtcgaaaacgtatatacacaaaaaattctataaaacgggggtcgaaaacatatataagcaaaaatttctatacgaaaactacaaactctccactactgagcgaaaagttcggggggtcggccgccccctcccgcccccactatcCTTTGCCcatgaaaccattgtttcatatcAATTCCATTTAACCAAATCAATTATTAGGGTTATGTGACTATCAAATTTTGATATATAAAAGTACCTGTTCTAAACGCTCCTCATATGACACCTCTTTTGTAGAGGGTTGGTTCACGCCACTACACTCCGTATGCTCTTCCTAAACAATCAGCacatataaataaaaacaataacatATGTTCGCTTTGATCGGTCAACAAAGTCAAATGGTCTCTAAATACAATAAATGCCGAGTACTGAATCAAATATCATAAGAGATTACAAATTTTGATACCTGTTCCTTCAATGACGTCTCGGGTAAAAGTAGTTTGTTATCACAGTCAGTAGCCTCTAAATGCTGATAATCAACTCTGAAGCAGGTACACATTTTAAGATAGAATGATATGGCATACTCACCCCACTGCACATATATGTCAGGAGTAGGTGTCTTGCGTGAGAAAATTATATCTATAATTTTACGAATCTGCATCCATGAAAGATGAAAGGTCTCATCGTTGGAACTAAGCTTCCTCATGTCCTTAAACTCTTTACAGAAAAAGTTCATCCTGTCCTTTAACTCGATCTAAAAAATAAATACTAAGCATTCAAGTCAGTTGCCTCAACATACATCATATCAATGCGGAGTAGTAAAGATTTCATGATAAAAACATAATATATACAAACACATCTTTTAATTCAGAAGTCATTCCTTAAGAACTCCTATAGATGAATTAGTTAATGATCATGTGCTTAATTATGATCAGTTTGAGTGGAAACGAACAAATAAGCTAGTGATGattaattaaaacaaaagaaTGAGTTTAACCTATGTCGAAAAAAGAAGACAAACAGGAGTCAAAAGGTACCAACCGTTCTAGTGAGAGAAGCGCCTTTAAATGGCGGCTGGGGATTTGCCCGTCACAGAAAAGGCCGTTTTTAGGGCTTCCATGTCTTCTTCAACTCCACTATCGCATTCATCCTCTGACATTATCAATTCCAATCAGGACGACTTAGAATTTAAAGCTCTATTGCTAGATTATTAAAAATATACATGaaatttatttgaaaaaaaaaatagattcttatattaaaaaatataaattaaaatacCCAAGATACCAATAACCAAAAAAACTACTATCCTACATCCTCTTGAATTGCAAAACTTTATAGATTACATGTAGGTCTTCTCCTCAAATGCATTGCAAAACTTTAGAGATCTGTCAAAGTCCAAGGTCTTCAAATCAAATTGGTTCTTCACCATCAATAATCTGATTTCACACTTTTGGCATCCCACTGTTGAACACCACTACAAAAATTATAGCAGAAACATTGTAACTAAATCAGACATTTAACAATAATTTCATTGTTTGATTTTTGATATGACCTCAAAGCTCATTTACAATCTTTTTCTTCTTCACATTTGGTTCAGTCAAGAATCCACATAATCCAAAAAAATTATATCTAATATCAACACTAAATCATAACAATACATAAAGAAGGGATTCATACCTTGTAGATGACGACATTTGATTAGTAGAATACGAAAAGAGAATCGGTCGAAGATGAACAAACCGTAGATGAGAATGACTGCAAATCCAAAAAAACAATACAAATCAATATTGGATGTTAAAGACAACacaaaaccattattttttttttgtatgaaGACCTACCAAGCGAGGTAAAGTCATAGAAGTTCCCCCTGTCAAAATACATTTCTGAAAAAAAGACATAAATCACACATCGACAACAACGAAACCAGTGAACAATAACACAATTTTATTGAATAAATttaagaaataaacaaaagattAAATAACATACCTCTTTATAGCTCCTTCAGTGCCTTGTTACTTTCCTGAATCATCTCCCTAAAAAGAAAAGTAGATGACCTATATCTTTTCAAATGGTGAGAATGGAAATTGACATGGAATTCAAAAGCAATAACAAATTTAAAATAAGTTGTCTCGGTATATTTGGAAATAAGTTACAATTTCCAAAATTTTGATAAGTATCCATAACTAAtttaaatttcaaattttgaaataaaaagtcaaaacatgTAACATTACTTTCAAAGTTAAACATAATAACACTTTCTGAATTCAAAATTCTCTTTTATGGTTTTAtaatttcttgtcatcttttcaCTAAAATAGTTATCTTTCATGAAGATCAATATAGAATAAGATACATATTTTAAGAAGTCAAACCAATAACTGCTATCaataaaatctgaaaaaaaagGTGAAAACATATCTATCCAATTTTAGGGTTTTCGGCCATTCATTTATTTATCAATTGTTTTTAGGGTACGATTTTGAAATTGGATAACTGTTGTTACTTACAATAAAAATCAGTATGATAAGGAATCAAAGAAAAATGACAAatcaaaaaaccctaaaatcaaaACAGTTATATTcataaaatctgaaaaaaaaaaacaattgattTGAACAATGATTGTTAGAACCGTACTTGTGATTTGAACAAATCGAACCGAAACATGTTGCGACATTGAAGAGGATGAGTGATTAATAGATGGAAGAGGGATTAATACCGTGATGAAGACATACGATCTTTAGGGATGCAATGAGAGGGAGATGTAACATTGAAACTGTAGAAACCCTAATCGCCTTGTGAGAATATGAAGAATAGGGAATGAAAATGGTCGGGTTGTGTGTTTATATACCAAAAGCCGCTTGACCCGAATGTGTGTAAACGGATCCCGCGTGATCCTTCACCAAAGAGAAATGGCGGTCAATTGAGAAAATAAGGGTTTCATCAAATGCCACGTGGCAAGCAATGGCCTAAGCTAATGACAAGTGGATAAagattattttgttttattagaagtagtagataATTAAGCTAGTTTTTTAAATTAGAACTTTATAACAATAACTTTATCTAgagaaattatatttttaaggCGGTTTTCATATAAATCGCTTAAAAAGTATGGTTTGTGAGTGTCGAGTAATTATATAACGCTATAGCATAATAATTTAAAGGcaatttggatttaaataatctcagttattggccaataataatcccaactcatttaatcaccaataataatccgaactattcacttttgtttgtaaaatactcccagttaaaaaaaaaacactaactaggttaaaaaattgctgatgtggcatgtcacgtcacctgccacatcagttgccacgtcatcaaaaaatgccacgtagacagccacatcagctgccacgtcatcaaaaatgccACATCAACTGCCACGTTAGCAAATTtgctgacgtggcatgccacatcacCTGCCACgtcagcaattttttaacctagttagtgtttttttaactgggagtattttacaaacaaaagtgaatagtttggattattattggtgattaaatgagttgtgattattattggccaataacagtgggttgggattatttaaatccaatttgcctaattTAAAAGTAGTAATTATCTTCAAGTAAATATTTTTACATAATTGTACTAGAGTAATTATGTAACTAGCGTCATTATATAGATATGTTCTGGTCCaactcaaaaaataaaataacactAGAGTAGTTGTATAATTACTCAAGAATAATTATATAGaataaactgcaattttacccctaaGGTTTAGGCTAATTGGCACTCTGAACCcctctaacgaaataattgcaatttgccccccccccccccaacgttGATGTTCtattgcaattttaccccttgccgtcaaataagttaacagatctgttaactggaatgtgaaatgactatgttgccctttcatattaccccctaTGGTTTGTTCTACTCTGTAATAGTGTAATATTACCCCCTAGTGTAAAGTGACTAAATTGTCCTTTCTTATTACCCCCTATGGTTTGTTGTACTCTGTAATATTACCCCCTGGTGTTAAATAGTTCTTGCAAACCTTACCCCCTGCAGAAAAAAAAACCTTTCCTGCCTAAACCACCATCAGCCGCCAtcacccacctccaccaccatcagccACCACCACCCAGTCCCACCTCCACCTCCATCGTCGCTTCTGAATAACAGTCATTTGTGTTCAAATCATGTAATGCACAAAATCAAGCTTCTGAATTCAATCCATACATCATCTTTATCACTTAAAAATATTCAAATATCATCATTTAATCAATAGGTGTGCCTTTTAAATCCTTCAACACAGATTCATTTACTTTATCGCTGCCTCAAGGACCATTACTCGATTATGATTTCGACCTACCAGTTTTTTTTGGTATTATCAACAAGTTAATATATGACTCTCTATTTGTATCATGCTATCATTTCATCACCTTAGTGAACCATTTTAGATTTACAGAGCATTGATAACCATTTTAAATGAACAGTGCATTGTTTTATATCATTACTCACTCTTTACCTTGTTCAATTCATATTGACACACAGAAACATCAAACATGAATCGCTCTCGCTTGTATCATTCCATCTAGTTCACGGGAAGTCATCATTGTTAAGCACAACTCAACAAAAAGACTGCAATCTATGGAGGTTTACAACAAGATCTACAGTAAATTTAGGAACACTTTAATTCCCCTTTTTCCCTCAATTTCCGCAATTTCAAACGATAAACAACCAATTCATCAACAAATTCACAAAAAACCCCCTAATTTTAATAATATGAACCCTAATATTTGAAATTCGTCAAATTCACCTGATGATCAGCAACACTTTCTTCTCCTTCCGTTCATCGTCGTCGTCAGTGAAGGTGGAGCTAGGGTTCCAGCGGCTAGTGGTTGAGGTTCAGATATGTTCTTGTGGGTTGAAGGAAGAAGGGGGTGGGTGGTTGCGGTGGGGGAGGAGCGGCGGCTAGTGGTGGAGGAGCCATAGGAATAAGAAGCTTTAGAAGGTAACATCGGATTTGTCGTCGGTTATCAACCACCGCCAAAACAACCACCACCGTGCACCACAACAACCACTGTCGCCTGATAACCACTACCCCAGTTAACCTTCAGCCACCGCCTAACAACCACTACCCAAATCCTGTATATGAACCGGGCTAGAACTGTGGAAGAACATTAGCATACCGGGCTGTGGCTCCCACCAGTGGTGCTTGTGGAACCCATATCCCCATTGATTCCGGTTCAAAAAGAACTACTGAAGCTTCCATCTATTAGTTCCTCTCCCCAAACCGGCCATGGATCTTGAATTCTGGTGTATGGTGTGATGttatttgaagatgatgatgatggatcTGTGAGttatttgaagatgatgatgataatctatatatataataaataaacaagATGTGGGACACATGTCATGTTGTGGTGCAAGCATTTGTGATTTTTGGCGGGAAAACGTGGGACATGTGTTATTGTTACAAGGGATCCGCGTATGGTATCCATACCCACATGCTTTGACCCGGTTATATAATGAActaaaaaaaccctaatcattctaatCCCTCATTTTTAACACCGTCATCCCAAAATGAGTACACCATACGTTTCAAGCATTCAGAACCCTAATCTTCCAGCCTCCATCTTCGTTCTTCCATCAGTCAAGCAAATCAGATGGTAGGTTATCTGATCTTCACCTATGATTTTTATTGTTAATCTTTTCCTTTTCGATTCCTAAGAATCCCATCACAAACCCTAATGCAAACTAACTTCTGCTCATCGATCAGTCTGTTTTTGCTTGATTTTATCTTCATTCTCTTCTGGCTCAGGCGATCCATCTTCGTTTAATCCTTAGGGTTTACAGTTCCTCCTTTGCAAGGTGAGTTTATGTTACAATTCTTTTCCTCATTTAAACTTGGTTTGTTCGATTTCATCTTAAACATtcgtttattttttattattattagggATCCTCTTATAGTCTTCCATCATCTTCATACATAAGAAATCGCCACTTCTAATGTCTTTGTCTCCAGGTTTCATCTAAACCCTTTCCATTCAAATCGACTGTTTCGGGAATTGACGGCTGTAAAATTAGGTTTAATAATTGAAATTTTGTAGTTTTTTCTTTGCTTTTTTACTTCGCTTTTTTGGTTTATTATTGTCTGTTTGATGTTTCTTTCGAATGCTTTAATTAACCTTTTGATATTGGTTTTGATTAGGGTTATGGAATTGGGTTTATTTCATACAGTAATAAGCTAACTCATATTCATCAgcttaagaagaaggatggcaagACCTTAATGGTTCTTCAGGTACCCTTTTTTA is from Helianthus annuus cultivar XRQ/B chromosome 9, HanXRQr2.0-SUNRISE, whole genome shotgun sequence and encodes:
- the LOC110876586 gene encoding uncharacterized protein LOC110876586; this encodes MNFFCKEFKDMRKLSSNDETFHLSWMQIRKIIDIIFSRKTPTPDIYVQWGEYAISFYLKMCTCFRVDYQHLEATDCDNKLLLPETSLKEQEEHTECSGVNQPSTKEVSYEERLEQEDHTECSCVNQLLTTNMSYEERLYQRRNGVQFFLLNNFASFETKELSKLITSSTQFFFYFRFPNS